AGATATGACTGTCGCCGTGGTATGCAACAAGGCAAAGCTATGTACCGTAACCTTTGATGCTGTCAGTGAGGGTGGCAAGATGACTGCCTCTTACCTCAAGGACGAAGGGTTCAACGGCTACAAAGATGTCTACATCAAGTCTGGCGACCAAGTGCCTGCAGGTACTGAAGTGACCTTTGTCGTAACACTCACAGAGGGCTACACGCTGGAGCATTGGCTCGTCAACAATACGAAAAAGGCCTGCGACAAATACAATCCGCTCCGCCTACGCGAGCTTGTGATCAACGAAGATACAGAGGTTAAGGCCGTCTATAAGGCTCCTCAGAAGCCTCAGCATACCGTCACCTTTACCGCTGGTGAGGGTGGTACTATCGCTGCAACGGTTGGTACTGATGCAAAGGCTATCGAGAGCAAGGATCAGGTAGAGCAGGGTGCTGTTATTACCTTTACCGCTACGCCTCAGGAGGGCTATGAGCTAGACCAATGGATGGTCAATGGCAACCCCGCCGTCGCTGGTGCCGATACGAAGATCGAGGGCAATAAGCTCATCGTCACTCTGGGTGACCAGGACCTCAAGGTCGAGGCGACCTTCAAGAAGCTTCCAGTCACCTACGAGGTTACCTACTCTGCTGGTGAGGGTGGAGATATCATCGGAGCTACTTACAATGGTCGTACGACCATACCTAGCGGGTCAAAAGTAGATGAGAATGTCTACATGCGCTTTACGGCGATGCCAAACACAGAGCAGGACTACAAGGTCGATCAATGGATTGTCAATGGTGAGGTACAGAGCCAGCTCGCTGGAAGACCTTATATCACTTGGCAGATTAAGGCAAAGACCGATGTCAAAGTCACCTTCAAAAAGGAGCAGATGTATGAGGTCGACTACAAGCCAGACAATGAGTGGGGAACTATCGAAGCCTACTATTACGATGGTGGTCGTAAGGTAGCTGTAGAGCCCAAGGCCAAAGTCAAAGAGGGTACCTTCGTAGAGTTTCAAGCTACGGTCAAGGAAGGCTATGCCCTAGATGCATGGACCAACAATGGTGAAGAAATCCCAGTAGCTGATATTGAGACCCTCAAGGCCAGCATCACACTGCGAGCTAACGCCGTCATTGATGTCAAGTACCATAAGCTAGTTGTCAAGCATGCTGTCTCCTTTACCGCTGGTGAGGGTGGTGCTATCGCTGCAACGGTTGGTACCGAGGCTAAGGCTATCGAGAGCAACGATCAGGTAGAGCAGGGTGCAGTCATCACCTTTACCGCTACGCCTCAGGAGGGCTATGAGCTAGACCAATGGATGGTCAATGGCAAGCCTGCCGTCGCTGGTGCCGATACGAAGATCGAGGGCAATAAGCTCATCGTCACTCTAGGCGACCAGGACCTCAAGGTCGAGGTGACTTTCAAGCAGACTACTCCAGCAGGGCACAAGGTTACGCTCACAGCTGGTGAGGGGGGTACGCTCCAGTGCTTCCTATCTGATGGTACAGAGGTACAGTCTGGTAGCACTGTCGATGACGGTGTAGCTCTACGGTTCAACGCTAGGCCTATGAGCGGTTACAAGACAGATCAGTGGACGATCAATGGCGAGCCATTTGCAAAGGGCAAGGGGCGCAACACCATCATCCAAAGAGCTGACAAGGACCTCAATGTCGAGGTCTCCTTCCTCAAGGACATAAAGCTTTACACTGTCGAGTATGTCGCTGGTGAGGGTGGTACTATCGCTGCAACGGTTGGTGCCGAGGCTAAGGCTATCCAGAGCAAGGATCAGGTAGAGCAGGGTGCTGTTATTACCTTTACTGCTACACCTCAGGAGGGCTATGAACTAGACCACTGGATGGTCAATGGCAAGCCTGCCGTCGCTGGTGCCGATACGAAGATCGAGGGCAATAAGCTCATCGTCACTCTAGGCGACCAGGACCTCAAGGTCGAGGTGACCTTCAAGAAGCTCATCGTCAAGCATACCGTCACCTTTACCGCTGGTGAGGGTGGTACTATCGCTGCAACGGTTGGTGCCGAGGCTAAGGCTATCCAGAGCAAGGATCAGGTAGAGCAGGGTGCTGTTATTACCTTTACTGCTACACCTCAGGAGGGCTATGAACTAGACCACTGGATGGTCAATGGCAAGCCTGCCGTCGCTGGTGCCGATACGAAGATCGAGGGCAATAAGCTCATCGTCACTCTAGGCGACCAGGACCTCAAGGTCGAGGCGACCTTCAAGAAGCTCATCGTCAAGCATGCCGTCACCTTTACCGCTGGTGAGGGTGGTACTATCGCTGCAACGGTTGGTGCCGAGGCTAAGGCTATCCAGAGCAAGGATCAGGTAGAGCAGGGTGCTGTTATTACCTTTACCGCTACGCCTCAGGAGGGCTATGAGCTAGACCAATGGATGGTCAATGGCAAGCCTGCCGTCGCTGGTGCCGATACGAAGATCGAGGGCAATAAGCTCATCGTCACTCTAGGCGACCAGGACCTCAAGGTCGAGGTGACCTTCAAGAAGCTCATCGTCAAGCATGCCGTCACCTTTACCGCTGGTGAGGGTGGTACTATCGCTGCAACGGTTGGTGCCGAGGCTAAGGCTATCGAGAGCAACGATCAGGTAGAGCAGGGTGCTGTTATTACCTTTACCGCTACGCCTCAGGAGGGCTATGAGCTAGACCAATGGATGGTCAATGGCAAGCCTGCCGTCGCTGGTGCCGATACGAAGATCGAGGGCAATAAGCTCATCGTCACTCTAGGCGACCAGGATCTCAAGGTGGAGGTCTCCTTCAAGAAGGTAAATGCTATCTCTCAGATCTCTGAGGCAGGGCTAGCTGTCTATCCTAACCCCTTTGCAGAGCGTATCGTCATCACGATACCAGCAGAGTGTATCGGTCAGACAGCCTACCTAACCTCTATGCAGGGAGAGATTGTCCTGCAGATGACTCTAGACCAGGTCGAGACCGTCCTCTACACCGACGCGCTCAGCCACGGCACCTATCTGCTACGAGTAGGTAGTCAGTCGCAGCTACTGATCAAAGAGTAATGATGCCAGACAGGTACCTTACCGTCTAACCCCCTGAGACTGCTCTCACAGTAGTCTCTACAATGCGAGGGAGGAGATATCATAAGGGTTATCTCCTCCCTCTTGCTATATGCCCGTCTGTGAAAGGTTCAGCACCACGTCTCTATACGCTAGAGGTACCAAATGGAGACTGTTGCATAAAGGAGAATTGCAGTGAGACTGTTGACTGTTGCACCAGTCTCCTCTAGCGAGCGGGTACCCGTTGCAGTGCCACGGGTTAGTCATCGTCATACTCAGTCGTATCATGCTGGCTCCGTATTACATACGAGTTCCAAAAACGGTTCCCCTCTTGGAACTTTTTAGTTCCAAGGGAGGAACTTTTCAGTTCCAGCGGAGGAACTTTTTAGTTCCAAGGGAGGAACTATTAGGGGGAAGGGCATTAGG
The sequence above is a segment of the Porphyromonas vaginalis genome. Coding sequences within it:
- a CDS encoding InlB B-repeat-containing protein, whose protein sequence is MTKRILYPIVFALLLLLGGWGSKASGQSSGATYAVRYTLPKGVSALRCVTYFPPEGKVVVTSGRKIPAGVQLTFTATVEDGYEIDHWMVNGELAQHEPEGYGGAKMMEMEMPEEDIDVVIVMKEPETATDECTVTLESSAGGHLTAFYVDRDPFTQEEDKVYVYNGDPVPKNITLEVNAIPDMGAKIGKWYLDDVAISGSEGSTRQTFVIRKDTKIKVDFESSGQSFEGVVFTFQEDTPEGTITAYYEDDNFNHKAFHSGDKVPMGKMAYFTATPKAGYEFDYWTLNGEKGSPYLMVVDEHTCKLTAEEDDTIGAVFKRTAPAGHKITLTAGEGGTLQCSLSNGTEVQSGSTVDDGVALRFTAKPKSGYKTDQWTINGEPFAKGKGKNTIIQKADKPLNVEVSFLKDIELYTVEYVAEAGGTIKSATYYDRTTYNYVDFQSGKELPKDSEVDIEVEPKAGYVVDLWYLNDQPIDASKGKTSQTITISENSKIRITFATKPKQTVTYTASTGGTIQGTLLGTAFDSGSKLDEGSYIIFTATPDDGYEVDQWRIDDEVITRYAGKKEITERLGNKPLKVEVSFKKLPVTFPVFFTAGEGGTIVATVAEGSAQKGISSGDAIVQYSQVTFTAKPESGYLVDQWTVNDQPQQFFAGKPELTRSVREALKVHVTFKEDKPAKLCTINYTKENEWGTLVAYYDTQASGRINVKPGDKVEEGYMITFLATPKEGYTIDHWTYNGTKTPTVKLEMLTVTAKEDMTVAVVCNKAKLCTVTFDAVSEGGKMTASYLKDEGFNGYKDVYIKSGDQVPAGTEVTFVVTLTEGYTLEHWLVNNTKKACDKYNPLRLRELVINEDTEVKAVYKAPQKPQHTVTFTAGEGGTIAATVGTDAKAIESKDQVEQGAVITFTATPQEGYELDQWMVNGNPAVAGADTKIEGNKLIVTLGDQDLKVEATFKKLPVTYEVTYSAGEGGDIIGATYNGRTTIPSGSKVDENVYMRFTAMPNTEQDYKVDQWIVNGEVQSQLAGRPYITWQIKAKTDVKVTFKKEQMYEVDYKPDNEWGTIEAYYYDGGRKVAVEPKAKVKEGTFVEFQATVKEGYALDAWTNNGEEIPVADIETLKASITLRANAVIDVKYHKLVVKHAVSFTAGEGGAIAATVGTEAKAIESNDQVEQGAVITFTATPQEGYELDQWMVNGKPAVAGADTKIEGNKLIVTLGDQDLKVEVTFKQTTPAGHKVTLTAGEGGTLQCFLSDGTEVQSGSTVDDGVALRFNARPMSGYKTDQWTINGEPFAKGKGRNTIIQRADKDLNVEVSFLKDIKLYTVEYVAGEGGTIAATVGAEAKAIQSKDQVEQGAVITFTATPQEGYELDHWMVNGKPAVAGADTKIEGNKLIVTLGDQDLKVEVTFKKLIVKHTVTFTAGEGGTIAATVGAEAKAIQSKDQVEQGAVITFTATPQEGYELDHWMVNGKPAVAGADTKIEGNKLIVTLGDQDLKVEATFKKLIVKHAVTFTAGEGGTIAATVGAEAKAIQSKDQVEQGAVITFTATPQEGYELDQWMVNGKPAVAGADTKIEGNKLIVTLGDQDLKVEVTFKKLIVKHAVTFTAGEGGTIAATVGAEAKAIESNDQVEQGAVITFTATPQEGYELDQWMVNGKPAVAGADTKIEGNKLIVTLGDQDLKVEVSFKKVNAISQISEAGLAVYPNPFAERIVITIPAECIGQTAYLTSMQGEIVLQMTLDQVETVLYTDALSHGTYLLRVGSQSQLLIKE